In Capillimicrobium parvum, a genomic segment contains:
- a CDS encoding FadR/GntR family transcriptional regulator, whose translation MTVPNTRPKVADDVFATLLGAILGGRYAAGEKLPGQRALARDLGVTMTALREGLKRLEQMGLVDVRHGVAMRVNDVRERGTLDVLAPLLMRGGRLDPDVLADVFEARTLMLTELGALAAERRDDAQAGRLSALADAIARAPGDRAAQELDFAWATELAHAAGNLVFVLILNAIRAAYFANADALPVTADHAGLAPLYERAADAVAARDGDGARAAMLALALAQRERVEARRP comes from the coding sequence GCCACGCTGCTGGGGGCGATCCTCGGCGGCCGGTACGCCGCCGGCGAGAAGCTGCCCGGACAGCGCGCGCTGGCCCGCGACCTCGGCGTGACGATGACCGCGCTGCGCGAGGGGCTCAAGCGCCTGGAGCAGATGGGGCTCGTCGACGTCCGCCACGGCGTCGCCATGCGCGTCAACGACGTCCGCGAGCGCGGCACGCTCGACGTCCTCGCGCCGCTGCTGATGCGCGGCGGACGGCTCGATCCGGACGTGCTCGCCGACGTCTTCGAGGCGCGCACGCTCATGCTCACCGAGCTCGGCGCCCTCGCCGCGGAGCGCCGCGACGACGCGCAGGCCGGGCGGCTGTCGGCGCTGGCGGACGCCATCGCGCGCGCGCCCGGCGACCGCGCCGCCCAGGAGCTCGACTTCGCGTGGGCGACGGAGCTGGCCCATGCCGCGGGCAACCTCGTCTTCGTCCTGATCCTCAACGCGATCCGGGCCGCGTACTTCGCCAACGCGGACGCGCTGCCGGTGACCGCCGACCACGCCGGGCTGGCGCCGCTCTACGAGCGCGCGGCCGACGCGGTGGCTGCGCGCGATGGCGACGGCGCCCGGGCCGCGATGCTCGCCCTGGCGCTCGCCCAGCGCGAGCGGGTGGAGGCGCGCCGGCCGTGA